A single Parabacteroides timonensis DNA region contains:
- a CDS encoding MltF family protein: MYRKIVSLLYIALLLSSCFGNKQQEQKEDDLVSMDLPQLKAAGEITAVTLYSSTSYFQYKMEPMGYEYDLIKDFARSEGLKLNIKVAENATRLIEMLEAGEADVVAYPILVNNKLKEDYLYCGREEQTSQVLVQRANKGDTILTDVTQLIGKDIYVKPATKYFQRLKNLDEELGGGIHIKDIEKDTITTEDLISMVSQGEIPYTISDDNIARLNKTYFWNINVSLKVSFMQRSSWLVRKTSPKLAEAINAWASDKSGSHVYKAAMKRYFELSKQPLTVDLPPVKNGHISPYDDLFKKHSKNIGWDWQLLASISYQESHFNPSVVSWAGAEGLMGIMPNTARALGVTPHELKDPDIGIRTGVDCLRKFRQGFSEITDPQEKIKFTLASYNAGIGHIYDAQRLAEKYGKNPLVWEDNVAEYIRLKSDPEYYNDPVCKHGYLRGSETFNYVREVIQRFDYYKAKTGHR; this comes from the coding sequence ATGTATAGGAAAATCGTCTCCCTTTTGTATATCGCTTTGCTTTTGAGTAGCTGTTTCGGCAATAAGCAACAAGAGCAAAAGGAAGACGATTTGGTATCTATGGACCTTCCTCAGTTGAAGGCTGCCGGCGAGATCACGGCCGTTACACTTTACAGTTCCACCTCTTACTTCCAGTATAAGATGGAACCGATGGGATACGAATACGATCTGATCAAAGACTTTGCACGTTCCGAAGGCTTAAAGTTGAATATCAAAGTGGCGGAAAACGCAACCCGGCTGATCGAAATGCTCGAAGCGGGTGAAGCTGATGTCGTAGCTTACCCTATCCTGGTGAACAATAAATTGAAAGAAGACTACCTTTATTGTGGACGTGAAGAACAAACCAGCCAGGTATTGGTGCAGCGTGCCAACAAAGGCGACACAATCCTTACAGACGTAACACAGCTTATCGGCAAAGACATCTATGTAAAGCCGGCGACCAAATACTTCCAACGTTTGAAAAACCTGGATGAAGAATTGGGTGGTGGTATCCATATAAAAGATATAGAAAAAGACACGATCACCACCGAAGACCTGATATCGATGGTTTCGCAGGGAGAGATCCCTTACACTATCAGCGACGATAACATTGCCCGCCTGAATAAGACTTATTTCTGGAACATCAACGTTTCACTGAAAGTCAGCTTTATGCAACGCTCTTCCTGGTTGGTTCGTAAAACCAGTCCGAAGCTGGCAGAAGCAATCAATGCCTGGGCCTCCGATAAATCAGGTTCACATGTCTATAAAGCTGCGATGAAGCGATATTTCGAGTTAAGTAAACAACCGCTGACCGTCGATCTGCCCCCCGTAAAGAACGGACATATCTCCCCATACGACGACCTGTTTAAAAAGCATTCCAAGAATATAGGATGGGATTGGCAACTACTCGCTTCCATTTCTTATCAGGAGTCGCATTTCAATCCTTCGGTTGTTTCATGGGCAGGTGCCGAAGGTCTGATGGGTATTATGCCGAACACAGCCCGGGCACTTGGTGTTACTCCGCACGAACTGAAAGATCCCGATATCGGTATCCGTACCGGAGTGGACTGCCTGCGAAAGTTTCGTCAAGGTTTTTCAGAAATAACAGACCCACAGGAAAAGATCAAATTTACACTGGCTTCTTACAATGCAGGTATCGGACATATTTACGATGCACAACGGCTGGCGGAAAAATACGGGAAGAACCCGTTGGTCTGGGAAGATAATGTGGCAGAATATATCCGTCTAAAAAGCGATCCGGAATACTATAACGATCCGGTCTGCAAGCATGGTTACCTGCGTGGATCGGAAACATTCAATTATGTTCGCGAAGTTATACAACGGTTCGACTATTACAAAGCGAAGACCGGTCATCGCTAA
- the rlmD gene encoding 23S rRNA (uracil(1939)-C(5))-methyltransferase RlmD, with amino-acid sequence MARNKKQLPLLEKVTITDVAAEGKAIARVNDKVVFVPFVAPGDIVDIQLTRKKNSYAEGKAVYFHEYSTERSTPFCEHFGVCGGCKWQHLPYEEQLKYKHKQVIDNLTRIGKIKMEEIFPILGSERTTFYRNKLEYTFSNKKWLTEEEVKSGATFDCMNGVGFHIPGMFDKVLDINKCWLQDDISNRIRLCIKNYSLTHEGYPFYDLRNQEGFLRTLMIRTASTGDLMVVVVFYHEDKERREALLSHVAEQFPEITSLLYVINEKCNDTITDQEICVFRGKDHIIEEMEGLQFKVGAKSFYQTNSEQAYNLYKIAREFAGLTGNEMVYDLYTGTGTIANFVSRQAKKVIGIEYVPEAIEDAKVNSALNKIENTLFYAGDMKDILTADFINQHGRPDVIITDPPRAGMHDDVINTILFAEPERIVYVSCNPATQARDLSLLDVKYAVKKVQPVDMFPHTHHVENVVLLEKKE; translated from the coding sequence TTGGCAAGAAATAAGAAGCAGTTACCCTTGTTGGAAAAGGTAACAATTACAGACGTAGCCGCTGAAGGTAAAGCGATTGCACGAGTGAATGACAAAGTGGTTTTTGTTCCTTTCGTCGCTCCCGGCGATATTGTCGATATCCAACTCACCCGTAAAAAGAATAGTTATGCCGAAGGTAAAGCAGTATACTTCCACGAGTATTCTACGGAACGCAGTACCCCTTTCTGTGAACATTTCGGTGTTTGCGGCGGGTGTAAATGGCAACATCTCCCCTACGAGGAGCAGCTAAAGTATAAACACAAGCAGGTAATCGACAATCTGACTCGTATCGGAAAGATAAAAATGGAAGAGATTTTCCCTATCCTGGGATCTGAACGCACCACTTTCTACCGGAACAAACTTGAATATACTTTCTCCAATAAGAAGTGGCTGACGGAAGAAGAAGTAAAGTCCGGAGCTACATTCGATTGCATGAACGGTGTCGGTTTCCATATTCCCGGAATGTTCGACAAAGTGCTAGATATCAACAAATGTTGGTTGCAGGATGATATTTCAAACCGCATCCGTCTTTGTATTAAGAACTATAGCCTGACACACGAAGGTTATCCTTTCTATGATCTGAGAAATCAGGAAGGTTTCCTGCGTACATTAATGATCCGCACAGCATCGACTGGCGACTTGATGGTAGTCGTTGTATTCTATCATGAAGACAAAGAGCGCCGGGAAGCTTTATTATCCCATGTCGCTGAACAATTCCCGGAAATCACTTCCTTATTATATGTAATAAATGAAAAGTGTAACGACACGATCACCGATCAGGAGATTTGTGTTTTCCGTGGTAAAGACCATATCATCGAAGAGATGGAAGGCCTTCAATTCAAAGTCGGAGCAAAATCATTCTATCAGACAAACAGCGAACAAGCCTATAACCTGTATAAGATAGCCCGCGAGTTTGCCGGACTGACCGGAAACGAAATGGTGTACGACTTATATACAGGAACCGGTACGATCGCTAATTTCGTATCACGCCAGGCTAAGAAAGTCATTGGGATAGAATATGTTCCTGAAGCCATTGAAGATGCAAAAGTAAATTCAGCCCTGAATAAGATTGAAAATACACTCTTCTATGCAGGCGATATGAAAGATATTCTTACAGCCGATTTCATAAACCAACATGGCCGTCCGGATGTTATTATTACTGATCCGCCACGTGCCGGCATGCACGATGATGTAATCAACACCATCCTCTTTGCCGAACCGGAGCGTATCGTCTATGTCAGCTGTAACCCGGCAACACAGGCACGCGACTTAAGCCTGCTCGATGTGAAATATGCCGTAAAAAAGGTACAGCCCGTAGATATGTTCCCACATACGCATCATGTGGAAAATGTAGTATTACTGGAAAAGAAAGAATAA
- a CDS encoding [Fe-Fe] hydrogenase large subunit C-terminal domain-containing protein has translation MEKTKFYHALKIDNDRCIGCTHCMTKCPTRAVRIRDGKAVIRKDWCVDCGECLKACPTEAISVEQDDFQKIFGYECRVALVPTVFIGQFSKYTTEEEIFSALYELGFTHVYQVEFTADMIHREMLRQMELAEEKPVISSFCPAIVRLIQIRFPALVDNILLVKTPVNATATYYHQVLTEEGYEPEQIGLFYVTPCAAKIAALKGEDGYSSTINGVINMDTLYNKVYHILQNRSKGYKPECVLPPALTKKEMRWSQTGGEAKHFSGRCLAIDEIHNVIDFLERMETTNEIRNVDFLELRACDRSCAGGVLAVANRFLTSERIMKRSMKRDKAPLIYASERFGALAYLKQHITIRPLQPNPKLLYDGSIEEVLKKMEQVRRLMCYLPGIDCGACGNPNCQSLAEDIVRHEAQFSDCVFMQRNMEKHGKLDQEHAFRLIEKTWGKDRLNKDCYKKGAKYEGQ, from the coding sequence ATGGAGAAAACCAAATTTTATCATGCCCTGAAGATCGATAACGATCGTTGCATCGGCTGCACCCATTGTATGACGAAATGTCCTACACGGGCAGTCCGTATCCGCGATGGAAAAGCTGTGATCCGCAAAGACTGGTGTGTCGATTGCGGTGAATGCCTGAAAGCTTGTCCGACGGAAGCGATCTCTGTGGAACAGGATGACTTCCAGAAAATATTTGGTTACGAGTGCCGTGTGGCCTTGGTTCCTACGGTTTTTATCGGTCAGTTCTCGAAATATACAACAGAAGAAGAGATATTCAGTGCGCTGTATGAGCTTGGATTTACTCATGTCTATCAGGTCGAATTTACAGCCGACATGATACATCGCGAAATGCTCCGGCAAATGGAACTTGCCGAAGAGAAGCCGGTAATCAGTTCTTTCTGTCCGGCTATTGTGCGCCTGATACAGATCCGTTTCCCGGCACTGGTCGATAATATCCTGCTGGTGAAAACTCCGGTGAATGCGACGGCAACTTATTACCATCAGGTATTGACGGAAGAAGGATACGAGCCGGAGCAGATCGGCCTCTTTTACGTCACACCTTGTGCCGCCAAAATTGCAGCCCTGAAAGGGGAAGATGGATATTCTTCCACAATCAACGGGGTGATCAATATGGATACATTATATAATAAGGTATATCATATCCTACAAAACCGTTCGAAGGGCTACAAACCCGAATGTGTTCTTCCGCCGGCACTCACTAAGAAAGAAATGCGGTGGAGCCAGACAGGAGGGGAGGCTAAACACTTCTCCGGACGTTGTCTTGCCATCGATGAAATACATAATGTGATCGATTTCCTGGAACGGATGGAAACCACCAACGAGATTCGTAATGTTGACTTTCTCGAACTTCGTGCCTGCGACCGTAGCTGTGCCGGAGGTGTACTTGCCGTTGCTAACCGTTTCCTGACTTCCGAGCGGATCATGAAACGGTCGATGAAACGTGACAAGGCTCCGCTTATCTATGCCTCCGAACGTTTCGGCGCTTTGGCTTATTTGAAACAGCACATTACCATCCGTCCGCTTCAGCCTAATCCGAAACTGCTTTATGATGGCAGTATCGAAGAAGTATTGAAGAAGATGGAACAGGTGCGTCGCCTGATGTGTTACCTGCCGGGTATCGACTGCGGGGCTTGTGGAAACCCGAACTGCCAGAGCTTGGCTGAAGACATAGTACGCCATGAAGCTCAGTTCAGCGACTGTGTCTTTATGCAGCGTAACATGGAGAAGCATGGTAAACTGGATCAGGAACATGCCTTCCGTCTGATTGAAAAGACCTGGGGGAAAGATCGTTTAAATAAGGATTGTTATAAGAAAGGAGCAAAATATGAAGGTCAGTGA
- a CDS encoding ATP-binding protein, which translates to MNTLTFHITDIASNSVRAGATRILLEIRIDEDSATIRIADNGCGMDAETVSRVTSPFYTTRTTRKFGLGIPFLIQNAEQTGGSVKIVSQPGEGTEVTACFNISHIDCPPWGDLPGTVAMLITGNPGINVRFMYKKGEQEFELSTEELLNVFEDIPLNHPRVILSVKEMIAENLT; encoded by the coding sequence ATGAATACGCTCACATTCCATATTACCGATATAGCTTCCAATAGTGTACGTGCCGGAGCAACCCGGATTCTTTTGGAGATCCGTATCGATGAAGATTCCGCAACGATCCGTATTGCCGATAATGGCTGTGGGATGGATGCCGAAACAGTCTCACGTGTTACCAGTCCGTTTTATACGACCCGTACAACCCGCAAATTCGGATTGGGAATCCCTTTCCTTATTCAGAATGCGGAGCAGACAGGCGGGAGCGTAAAGATTGTATCCCAACCAGGCGAAGGTACGGAGGTTACGGCATGTTTTAATATCTCTCATATAGACTGTCCGCCCTGGGGAGACTTGCCAGGAACCGTAGCTATGTTGATAACCGGTAATCCTGGGATCAATGTGCGTTTTATGTATAAAAAAGGAGAGCAGGAATTTGAACTGAGTACGGAAGAACTTCTAAATGTCTTTGAAGACATCCCACTCAATCATCCAAGAGTCATACTTTCAGTGAAAGAAATGATTGCTGAAAATCTGACTTGA
- a CDS encoding DRTGG domain-containing protein, translating into MKVSDLIKELELTVFCGEENLNTEIKGGYTSDLLSDVMGHMEEGMLWITMQTHQNIVAVGTLKDAAAVLVVNGASPDEETLQKGREEGIPVLGTSLSAFIASGKIYQLLQKT; encoded by the coding sequence ATGAAGGTCAGTGATCTGATAAAAGAACTGGAACTTACAGTTTTCTGCGGAGAGGAGAACCTGAATACGGAGATAAAAGGTGGTTATACCAGTGATCTGTTGAGTGACGTAATGGGACATATGGAAGAGGGGATGCTGTGGATAACCATGCAAACCCATCAGAATATCGTAGCTGTCGGCACACTGAAAGATGCAGCAGCCGTGTTGGTAGTCAACGGAGCTTCACCGGATGAAGAAACATTGCAGAAGGGCAGAGAAGAAGGAATTCCCGTTTTGGGCACATCGCTTTCTGCTTTCATCGCTTCCGGTAAGATCTATCAACTCCTGCAAAAGACATGA
- a CDS encoding ATP-binding protein, whose product MQFSFELEGGNFSKAGYASSQIKKVLKQLSIDSRIIKRIVVALYEAEVNVVAHAWRGNVSATLDADKITLVLKDEGPGIPDISQAMQEGFSTASPAVREMGFGAGMGLPNMKKNVDELTIESQVGVGTTVRMITWFATKE is encoded by the coding sequence ATGCAATTTAGTTTTGAACTGGAAGGGGGAAACTTCTCAAAAGCCGGATACGCATCCAGCCAGATAAAGAAGGTGTTGAAGCAATTATCAATCGATTCCCGTATCATAAAAAGGATCGTTGTCGCTTTATATGAGGCGGAAGTCAACGTGGTAGCCCATGCCTGGCGCGGAAATGTATCTGCTACATTGGATGCCGACAAGATAACTCTGGTACTGAAAGACGAGGGACCCGGTATTCCTGATATATCCCAGGCTATGCAGGAAGGTTTTTCTACTGCTTCACCGGCTGTACGGGAGATGGGATTCGGTGCCGGAATGGGGCTTCCTAATATGAAGAAAAATGTGGACGAACTAACAATAGAGAGCCAGGTAGGCGTAGGAACGACTGTACGCATGATTACCTGGTTCGCAACAAAGGAGTAA
- a CDS encoding PHP domain-containing protein — translation MTLYRADLHIHTCLSPCGSLDMSPTVIVETALARGLDIIAITDHNSTLQCCEIQALGAEAGLTVFAGAEVCTREEAHCLALFGTEDSRATFQEYLDRHLPPVPNDPERFGDQVWVNRNDEIMGEAPYLLISALDQNVNQVAAFVKKLGGLFIAAHVERPSFSLISQLGFIDPSLPLDAIEYTDASRFARLQSEQKYLSNYTSYPASDAHYPEQIGTKPCLIQASEPLFDNLKMAYRKSRGHAIYSANPL, via the coding sequence ATGACGCTTTACCGGGCTGATTTACACATTCATACTTGCCTTTCGCCTTGCGGAAGTCTGGATATGAGTCCTACGGTCATTGTCGAAACAGCGCTTGCCCGTGGATTGGATATCATTGCCATAACCGACCATAACAGTACTTTGCAATGTTGCGAAATACAGGCCTTGGGGGCAGAAGCCGGACTGACGGTCTTTGCCGGTGCGGAAGTTTGTACCCGTGAAGAAGCACATTGTCTGGCTTTGTTCGGAACTGAAGATTCCCGGGCTACTTTTCAGGAATACCTCGACCGGCATCTTCCGCCTGTCCCGAATGATCCCGAACGTTTTGGCGATCAGGTTTGGGTGAACCGGAACGATGAAATAATGGGAGAGGCTCCGTATCTTCTGATCTCTGCACTCGATCAAAATGTAAATCAGGTAGCTGCCTTTGTCAAAAAGCTGGGCGGACTCTTTATTGCGGCGCACGTGGAGCGGCCTTCTTTTAGCCTGATCAGCCAACTGGGGTTTATCGATCCGTCATTGCCTTTAGATGCTATTGAATATACGGATGCTTCACGTTTTGCCCGTTTACAATCCGAACAGAAGTATCTTTCGAACTATACGTCGTACCCGGCTTCCGATGCTCACTACCCGGAGCAGATCGGAACTAAACCTTGTCTGATACAGGCTTCGGAACCTTTATTCGATAACCTGAAGATGGCTTACAGGAAGAGCCGGGGCCATGCAATATATTCCGCTAATCCGCTATAA